Proteins from one Sabethes cyaneus chromosome 2, idSabCyanKW18_F2, whole genome shotgun sequence genomic window:
- the LOC128734009 gene encoding histone-lysine N-methyltransferase PR-Set7 has translation MGKGRRTRQTNPVNQLLSATTGVDDTASPKRKDLKFDNSAPKASQSNPVNTASKNKLPPGTTETSMLLRASRSKTNGIAKYFTNCEKSLSAAVSDPVPVAKSENFIDLTDENTCDSFENNTNGVTTPSIDVSPLAALGFNVVKSNPACNIFLQEPVLTLNFDKTPTDQSRMVIKNSFLATEIQNKFSPPKCDPMWSSAMASVKRETVEEEHALDLSMPTQVTSIDSTTFLNQDSNSCDSGDSGVVILPEAEALETSTSCDGKKRKPATPHRILCPSPVKNPIVASPSKALAHLNIQSKRATRKNAKSKRRLHTKELENALEESVVPQTADIFPAVTAATIPAKEPIDKKKPVLNDSVNPTAQQNTNNNQSSKVSEAPIIPSARSGGKNVIAATGGNKKLTDFFQVRRSVRKTKKEVQWERDRDIEKAILEERDHGLKIAYFDGKGRGIVTTRPFMKGEFVVEYIGDLISVAEAKQREQIYAEDDNTGCYMYYFKHKNVQYCIDATAESGKLGRLVNHSRNGNLMTKTVSLNNRPHLVLIAKEDITEGVEVTYDYGDRSKEALLHYPWLAF, from the exons ATGGGTAAAG GTCGCCGCACACGTCAAACCAACCCTGTCAACCAACTGCTTTCAGCAACAACTGGAGTGGATGATACCGCCAGTCCTAAGCGAAAAGATCTGAAGTTTGACAATAGCGCGCCCAAAGCTTCCCAATCCAATCCTGTAAACAcggccagtaaaaacaaattgCCGCCGGGAACCACGGAAACATCAATGCTTCTCCGAGCTAGTCGCTCGAAAACTAATGGCATAGCCAAATATTTCACAAACTGCGAGAAATCGTTATCTGCAGCTGTATCCGACCCAGTTCCTGtcgcaaaatcagaaaattttatTGACCTTACAGACGAGAACACCTGTGATTCGTTCGAAAATAACACAAATGGTGTTACGACGCCTTCTATCGACGTTTCACCGTTGGCTGCACTTGGTTTCAACGTCGTCAAAAGCAATCCAGCTTGCAACATATTTTTACAGGAACCAGTTTTAACGCTGAACTTTGACAAAACACCGACAGATCAGTCGCGAATGGTTATTAAGAACTCCTTCCTTGCGACGGAGatacaaaataaattttctccCCCTAAATGTGATCCTATGTGGAGCAGCGCGATGGCGTCGGTCAAGCGAGAGACAGTCGAAGAGGAACATGCTCTCGATCTCTCGATGCCCACACAAGTAACGTCTATTGATTCGACCACGTTCCTAAATCAAGACAGCAATTCGTGTGATAGTGGTGACAGTGGAGTGGTTATTCTTCCGGAAGCAGAAGCGCTTGAAACTAGCACCAGTTGCGATGGCAAGAAACGCAAACCTGCAACGCCACATCGCATTTTGTGTCCATCGCCGGTGAAAAATCCTATAGTTGCTAGTCCCTCGAAAGCGTTGGCTCATCTCAATATTCAAAGCAAACGTGCCACCAGAAAAAATGCTAAGTCCAAACGAAG aCTTCACACTAAGGAGTTGGAAAACGCATTGGAGGAATCGGTAGTGCCACAAACTGCTGATATTTTCCCGGCAGTAACTGCGGCAACAATTCCAGCCAAAGAGCCAATCGATAAAAAGAAACCAGTGTTAAATGATTCCGTAAATCCAACCGCACAACAGAACACCAACAATAACCAAAGCAGTAAGGTGAGCGAAGCTCCGATAATCCCGTCAGCCAGAAGTGGTGGCAAAAATGTGATTGCTGCAACTGGAGGAAACAAAAAGCTTACCGACTTTTTCCAAGTTCGGCGCAGTGTTAGAAAAACCAAAAAAGAAGTTCAGTGGGAGCGGGATCGCGATATCGAGAAGGCAATACTCGAAGAACGAGATCATGGTTTAAAA ATTGCGTACTTCGATGGGAAAGGTCGAGGAATAGTGACGACAAGGCCTTTTATGAAGGGAGAATTTGTCGTGGAATATATCGGTGATTTGATTTCGGTTGCAGAGGCCAAACAACGCGAGCAAATTTACGCAGAGGACGATAACACAGGCTGTTATATGTACTACTTTAAACACAAGAACGTTCAGTACTG TATTGATGCGACTGCTGAAAGTGGCAAACTTGGGCGACTAGTGAACCACTCGCGCAACGGAAATCTTATGACCAAAACAGTGTCCTTGAATAACCGACCTCATCTGGTGCTAATAGCCAAAGAAGATATTACCGAAGGTGTGGAGGTCACGTACGATTATGGTGATCGGTCGAAGGAAGCTCTTCTACACTATCCCTGGCTGGCTTTCTAG